TTGCATGGTGGATCTCCTTGGCAAAAGTGTGGAAAGGGCGCGCAGGTTAATCTTTTGCCCGGGGGCTGGCAATGGTGTGGGCAAACAAAGTGCACCTTCTGCGGCCGCTACGGTCGTAAAACCATCACCTTGTTGAATGAGGATGGTTATGCAGACCTTTGGTGAGCGCTTGAAAGAACAGCGCAAGGCGTTGGGGCTCTCCCAGCAGGAATTCGGTGCCATTGGCGGTGTTGAAGCCAACGCCCAGGGCCGTTACGAGAGCGGTGAGCGGGTGCCCAAATCGGATTACCTGATGGCCATCGGGCGCCACGGCGTTGACCTGCTTTATGTGTTGACCGGCGAGCGCTCGCGCTTGTCCGAGGGCAGCCTGAGCCTGGATGAAAGCACCATTATTCAGAACTACCGCCACCTCGGAGATGAGGACCAGGAGGCGATCGCCCAGCTGGCGTCCTCCTTGGCGGAGTGCTGAGTGGGCGCGGGGGAGTTTTTCTGCTGTTCGCGCGCCTTTTTAACGCGGCCTGAGCGATACTCTCGCGTTTTCAGGAGGAGGAGGCAGCATGCGGGTTTTGATGGCGGTAATGGTGGCGGCGCTATTGGCTGGCTGTGCGAGCTCTACCATGGATGAAGCTCGGGCCCGAACGCCCAACAAAACCCTGGCCTCGGCCAAGGCCGATCAACTGGTAGCGCAATGTGTGCAGTTCGCCTGGCAGGACGAGTCGGTCTTTGGTGTCGATGCCGCTGCCTATCTGCAACCGGGCAGGGCAGGGGGGTACACCGTGTATACCCGTTCCGCCGAGACTTTTGTCGATATCAAGGCCGAGGCCGCGACGACCACCGTCCACTTTTATGCGGTTGCAGACAGCTATGTCTCGAAGCGCCGCCTGGCGGCGCTAGCGACCTGTCTGTAACGCAGAGGATAGTCACTGGCGTTGGCATTTGACGCTATCAGGTACAAACCCGGCATCGGCCGGGTTTTGTCATTTCTGGGGAATGGTTTCCAGCTGGTCAGGCCAGCTGTTATTGGCGATCTGTGGAAACACCCAATAAGCCTGTAGCAAAGCGTGTAATACATTGCCTCTTCAAACTGTCAGTTGAAATAAGGAAGTCCAGGGATTAAGGGGGCTGGGGCGGACTTTTGTAAATTGTCCTGAATGGTTAGTTTTTGTGGTGATGAAAAAAGCAGGGAAAAGTGCGCTAAGTTGAGGGTGCTCAATAAGGAGCAGTAGTTAATTAATCAATGGAGTGAAAGATATGAATAAGCCACAGGCTCAACTAAAACATGGTCGCGTTGTTTCTCCGTCCAGCCGCGGTGCGGTAGCGGTAGAACTGGGGCTGCTGGGAACCTGGCAGGTCAATGAGATGGAAGGCGGGAAAAACTTTCCGGCCCTCGCCGCCGGTCCTTTCCCAAAGCCTTACGACAGCGATGTGGCCAGTGTCGCGCCACCCGCCGATGGTCATATTCTCAGTGGCGGCAAGGTTGATGATCGCGATTGCATCAACTTCACCAACGAGGAAATGTCGAAAAAGATCAACCGGCCCTTCACTTGGCCGCTGGTGAACGTGAACCCGGGCCAGGTGTTCCAGGTGCAGTGGGAATACACCGCACCTCACGTTACCCGGGGCTATAACTGGTTCATCACCAAGGACGGCTGGGACCCGAAACAGCGCATCAGTCGCGCCCAGCTGGAACCCCAGGCTTTTTATCAGGACTTCTACACCGAAGTGCCATTCGACAAGTTCGGTTCGGTATTGAAAGCCAAGACTCATCATGAAGTTGTGCTGCCCAAAAATAAAAAGGGCCACCATGTTGTAGTACTGGTGTGGATTGTTGCCAATACCGGCAATGGCTTTTATCAGGCTTTCGATCTGGACTTTAAATAAGTTTCAGGTAGTTAACATTTTCTGACAGTTCTGAAGGATTAGAACGTGGATAAGATCGATTTTGCATTAATCAAGAGTCAGGCCGCAGATGCTGCTTCCCTGATGCCGAGCATTGCCGGCAAGAAGGTGCTCATGGGCTTCTGGCACAACTGGGCTGCCGGTCACAGCGACGGCTACCAGCAGGGGCAATTCGCCAACCTGGATCTGGTGGACGTGCCCAAGGAATACAACGTGGTTGCAGTGGCCTTCATGAAGGGCAACGGTATTCCCACCTTCAAGCCCTACAACCTTTCGGACGCCGAGTTCCGGCGCCAGGTGGGCGTGCTCAACAGCCAGGGCCGGGCGGTATTGATCTCCCTGGGCGGCGCCGATGCCCATATCGAATTGCACAAGGGCAACGAACAGCCCCTGGCCAACGAAATCATCCGTCTGGTGGAAACCTACGGCTTCGATGGCCTGGATATCGACCTGGAGCAGAGCGCCATCGACTTTGCCGACAACAAGAGTGTGCTGCCTGCCGCCTTGAAGCTGGTGAAGGATCATTACGCCGGCCAGGGCAAGCACTTCATCATCAGCATGGCGCCTGAGTTTCCCTACCTGACCAGCAATGGCAAGTACGTGGCCTACCTGCAGGCCCTGGAAGGCTATTACGACTTTGTCGCGCCGCAGTTCTATAACCAGGGAGGCGACGGGCTCTGGGTGCAGGAGGCCAATGGCGGGCAGGGCGCCTGGATCGCCCAGAACAATGACGCGATGAAAGAGGATTTCCTCTACTACCTGAGCGAAAGCCTGGCCTCCGGTACCCGTGGTTTCACTCGCATTGCCGCGGACAAGCTGGTGATAGGCCTGCCAAGCAACGTCGATGCCGCGGCCACCGGCTATGTGATCGACCCGTCGGCGGTGAGCAATGCGTTCAAGCGCTTGCAGGGCGCCGGTCACGCCATCAAGGGGTTGATGACCTGGTCGGTGAACTGGGATGCCGGCATCAGTCGGCAGGGTGTGCCCTACAACTGGGAGTTTCGTCATCGCTATGCGCCGCTGATCCATGGCGATGGCGGTGAGCCGGAGCGCCCAGGTGCTCCTGGAAACCTGATGGTACTGGGCACCAGTCGCAGCAGCGTCAACCTGAGCTGGGGTGTTTCCGGTAGTGTGCGGCCGGTGGAGTTCTACACCTTGTACCGCGACGGCAATGCGGTCGCTCGCACCCCCTCTCCGGGCTTCGAGGATCAGGGGCTGAGTGCGGACACCCAATACAGCTATTTTGTGACCGCTACCGACACTCAGGGCCAGGAGTCGCTCCCCAGCCGCAGTGTGAGTGCCAGGACCGCAGGCGGTGCGGTCGATCCGAGCTTTCCCGAGTGGCGCACCAGCCAGCACTACCTCAGGGAGGATGGAGTGACTTACGAAGGCAATCGTTACCTGTGCCTTCAGGAGCACACCTCCAACCCGGGCTGGACGCCATCCGTAGCGTTCACCCTGTGGAGCAAGGTGCTGCAGGAGCGTCATGGCTGAGTTGTGACGGCCATTGATGAAGTTGAGTGGCCAGGCGGTTCTTGCGGAAGTTGTCGATCCGTGCGAGCCGCCTTTTTCGTTTCCGCTGGCCGGCAACAGCCCGGGTTATGAGCTATTACTGAGCTGCCCGGATGTGTCGATCAATCAAGCGGAGATGAGCTCGATGTTGCAGCAATGGTTGCTGGCGGCTGTGCATTTGCTGGCGTTTGCCAGTGCCTTTGCCGGGGTACTGGCGCGTGCTTCGGCATTGCGTCGCCTGAGCGGCGGCGCTGCGGCGCCCGGGCAGGTGTTGCGGGCCGACAATGTCTGGGGGCTGATGGCCGCGGTGTTGTTGATCACCGGGTTGTTGCGGGCTTTTGGCGGTTATGGCAAGGGTACGGAGTATTACCTGCACCAGCCGCTGTTCCATCTGAAGATGACGCTGTTCGTGATCATCCTGTTGCTGGAGGTCCTGCCGATGCTGACCTTGATCCGCTGGCGCATGGCCCTGGGGCGAGGGGTGGCGCCACAGATCGGGCGGGCGCTGCTGTTCGCCCGTATCAGCGATGTGCAGGCCCTGCTCATGGTGTTGATGGTCATCGCCGCCAGCGGCATGGCGCGTGGGGTGACCTGGGCTCAGTTGTAATCATTGGTAAGCGGAGCTGCACTGCATGGCTGCTTGAGAGTAGGCTCGCGGCTCTATCAATGAGCAATGGAAGCCTTCGATGTTTCAAATGAATGACCTGGTGCCGGAGATGCTGGTCACCGACCTGCAGCGCAGTCTGGCCTTCTACTGCGATCTTCTGGGCTTCAAGGTGGAGTATCAGCGGCCGGAACACTTCTTTGCCTTCCTCTCCCTCAATGGTGCCCAACTGATGCTGGAGCAGGATGACCAGCAGGAGTCGGAGTGGCGCGTGGGGCCCTTGCAGGCTCCATTTGGCCGCGGCATGAACCTGTCCATCGAGTGCCCGGATATTCGCCAGTTGGCAGCCGCCCTGGCTCGGGCGGGCATTGCCTTGCGTCGAGAGATTCAGGAGTGCTGGTACCGTCACGACGAATTGCTGCACGGCGAGTTGAACCTGCTGGTACTCGACCCGGATGGTTACCTGCTGCGCTTTACCCAGGACCTGGGCTTCAAGCCTGTGGAGCCTGCAGCGGACGCCTGACCGCCGCACCGGTGCGCCGCCTGCAATGCAGCGGCGGCGTGTGTCGGGAATCAACGGTCGGGCTCGCTATCGCGAAAGGGCGATAATCAGTGGTTGACGACAGTCTGATGGGCGGGAATCTGCTGTGGCTGCAACCGGGCGAGGGTGTGCGGGCCGTCTGCGGGGAAAAGCTCAAGGCAAACAAGACAGGCGCTGCGCCAGCCGTTGTGCGCGGGCAAAAGGCTGGTGCTCATGCTGTTCAGGGGGTTTCGCGTTTGTCCGGAGCGGTCAGGCCTGCCTGAATGCGTTGATAGATTTCTTCCCGGTGTACCGCGACGTCTTTTGGCGCGTTGATACCAATGCGCACTTGCTGGCCGCTGACGCCGAGAATGGTGATCGTAATGTCGTCACCGATGTTTATGCTTTCACCGACTTTGCGGGTGAGTATCAGCATGATCTTCTCCTTGATAGCTTTGTAGGGCACCAGATTCAAACAGTGCAGAGGTCGGTCTTAGGTATAGATTAGTGCGAAGTTCCACTGAGTGGGTGCCTCTTTCTGACGCGCAGAAGATCTATTAATTCCC
The DNA window shown above is from Pseudomonas protegens CHA0 and carries:
- a CDS encoding helix-turn-helix domain-containing protein, producing MQTFGERLKEQRKALGLSQQEFGAIGGVEANAQGRYESGERVPKSDYLMAIGRHGVDLLYVLTGERSRLSEGSLSLDESTIIQNYRHLGDEDQEAIAQLASSLAEC
- a CDS encoding lytic polysaccharide monooxygenase auxiliary activity family 9 protein, giving the protein MNKPQAQLKHGRVVSPSSRGAVAVELGLLGTWQVNEMEGGKNFPALAAGPFPKPYDSDVASVAPPADGHILSGGKVDDRDCINFTNEEMSKKINRPFTWPLVNVNPGQVFQVQWEYTAPHVTRGYNWFITKDGWDPKQRISRAQLEPQAFYQDFYTEVPFDKFGSVLKAKTHHEVVLPKNKKGHHVVVLVWIVANTGNGFYQAFDLDFK
- a CDS encoding glycosyl hydrolase family 18 protein; its protein translation is MDKIDFALIKSQAADAASLMPSIAGKKVLMGFWHNWAAGHSDGYQQGQFANLDLVDVPKEYNVVAVAFMKGNGIPTFKPYNLSDAEFRRQVGVLNSQGRAVLISLGGADAHIELHKGNEQPLANEIIRLVETYGFDGLDIDLEQSAIDFADNKSVLPAALKLVKDHYAGQGKHFIISMAPEFPYLTSNGKYVAYLQALEGYYDFVAPQFYNQGGDGLWVQEANGGQGAWIAQNNDAMKEDFLYYLSESLASGTRGFTRIAADKLVIGLPSNVDAAATGYVIDPSAVSNAFKRLQGAGHAIKGLMTWSVNWDAGISRQGVPYNWEFRHRYAPLIHGDGGEPERPGAPGNLMVLGTSRSSVNLSWGVSGSVRPVEFYTLYRDGNAVARTPSPGFEDQGLSADTQYSYFVTATDTQGQESLPSRSVSARTAGGAVDPSFPEWRTSQHYLREDGVTYEGNRYLCLQEHTSNPGWTPSVAFTLWSKVLQERHG
- a CDS encoding DUF2214 family protein produces the protein MLQQWLLAAVHLLAFASAFAGVLARASALRRLSGGAAAPGQVLRADNVWGLMAAVLLITGLLRAFGGYGKGTEYYLHQPLFHLKMTLFVIILLLEVLPMLTLIRWRMALGRGVAPQIGRALLFARISDVQALLMVLMVIAASGMARGVTWAQL
- a CDS encoding VOC family protein, producing MFQMNDLVPEMLVTDLQRSLAFYCDLLGFKVEYQRPEHFFAFLSLNGAQLMLEQDDQQESEWRVGPLQAPFGRGMNLSIECPDIRQLAAALARAGIALRREIQECWYRHDELLHGELNLLVLDPDGYLLRFTQDLGFKPVEPAADA
- the csrA gene encoding carbon storage regulator CsrA, producing MLILTRKVGESINIGDDITITILGVSGQQVRIGINAPKDVAVHREEIYQRIQAGLTAPDKRETP